A single region of the Lotus japonicus ecotype B-129 chromosome 4, LjGifu_v1.2 genome encodes:
- the LOC130711222 gene encoding uncharacterized protein LOC130711222 — MPPAMMNPPLLKPSSVPPVSSGTVSQGSEPENQEFGDLRGLQWRINLGVLPPSSSSSSSAYIDDLRRATANSRRRYASLRRRLLADPHISKDGSSSPSPNLVMDNPLSQNPDSTWSRFFRNAELERMVDQDLSRLYPEHGNYFQTPGCQGILRRILLLWCVKHPECGYRQGMHELLAPVLYVLQVDIERLSEVRKTYEDYFTDIFDGLFCQENDLSYRFDFRKSSELTEDEIGSNENAMKIKSLDDLDPKIQAIVLLSDAYGAEGELGVVLSEKFIEHDAYCMFDAIVNGAHGSVAMADFFSYSPVAGSHSGLPPVIEASVALYHLLSHVDSSLHSHLVDLGVEPQYFALRWLRVLFGREFSLNNLLIVWDEIFLSDNSKVEKHDEDKNDSGFRIFHSSRGAFISAMAVAMLLHLRSSLLATENPTTCLQRLLSFPENTNIQKLIEKAKSLQALALSTEFSSSAPSFLEYHNPGKSVFTRSNTLPSESASPKSPLNGSYWEEKWRVVHSTEEVKQDGLEKQVPNRKKRWTEKVKFSLKRTESDPSSSRNKSDKKEAKESIRRSLMEDLSKELGSEEDTEKQHCHETSCQPDNLSVAIEAEQQDDGSEGCGNSCGAEDRCLRGNTSNEVNLSGSASPHNEANDRENDSQKSSVASNLSLDDINETSLSLDSPLPISDHPENISQMSGCNDDSIGNLITHSKERKLNKFQWLWKFGRNNGEFITKKRGGASEAEKPANNCNDQSNRAPSSADGNCSSSSCKGESVDQNVIDTLRNLGQSMLEHIQVIESTFQQGQGASMDIMSKNVVGGKGQVAAISALKELRKISNLLSEM; from the exons ATGCCGCCGGCAATGATGAACCCGCCATTGCTCAAACCATCGTCGGTACCGCCTGTAAGCTCCGGCACAGTTTCTCAGGGTTCCGAGCCGGAGAATCAGGAATTCGGGGACCTTAGAGGTTTGCAGTGGCGTATAAATCTTGGGGTTttgccaccatcatcatcatcatcttcttcagctTACATTGATGATCTTCGTCGCGCCACCGCTAATTCTCGAAGGAG ATATGCCAGTTTGAGAAGGCGCCTCCTGGCCGATCCTCATATTTCAAAGGATGGAAGTAGTTCACCTTCACCCAATCTTGTCATGGACAACCCACTTTCACAAAATCCTG ATAGTACATGGAGTCGCTTTTTTCGCAACGCAGAGCTGGAGAGGATGGTTGATCAGGATCTATCTCGTTTATACCCAGAACATGGCAACTATTTCCAGACACCAGGATGCCAAGGCATATTGAGACGAATTTTATTACTTTGGTGCGTCAAACACCCAGAGTGTGGTTATAGACAAG GAATGCATGAATTACTTGCCCCGGTGCTTTACGTTCTCCAAGTTGATATTGAGCGTCTTTCAGAAGTTCGAAAGACTTATGAAGATTACTTCACTGATATATTTGATGGTCTCTTTTGTCAAGAGAATGATCTTTCTTACAGATTTGATTTCAGAAAATCTTCAGAGTTGACGGAGGATGAAATTGGCTCCAATGAAAATGCAATGAAAATCAAGAGTCTTGATGATCTTGATCCTAAGATACAGGCAATTGTATTGCTAAGTGATGCTTATGGGGCTGAGGGTGAACTCGGAGTTGTTTTATCTGAAAAATTCATCGAACATGATGCTTATTGTATGTTTGATGCTATAGTGAACGGGGCTCATGGTTCAGTTGCAATGGCTGATTTCTTCTCTTATTCACCTGTGGCTGGGTCTCATAGTGGGTTGCCTCCTGTAATTGAAGCTTCTGTTGCTTTGTATCATTTGTTGTCTCATGTGGATTCCTCACTGCATAGCCATCTTGTTGATCTCGGGGTTGAGCCCCAGTACTTTGCTCTCCGCTGGTTGCGAGTTTTGTTTGGACGTGAATTCTCACTTAATAACCTCTTGATCGTCTGGGATGAGATCTTTTTATCAGATAATAGTAAAGTGGAAAAGCATGATGAGGACAAAAATGATTCTGGTTTTAGGATCTTTCATTCATCTCGTGGAGCATTTATCTCGGCCATGGCCGTAGCAATGTTACTTCATTTAAGATCTTCGCTACTTGCAACTGAAAATCCTACAACCTGTCTCCAGAGATTATTAAGCTTTCCTGAGAACACTAACATTCAAAAACTAATAGAGAAAGCTAAATCCTTGCAGGCTCTTGCATTGAGTACTGAATTTTCATCCTCGGCACCTTCTTTCTTAGAGTATCATAACCCAGGAAAATCAGTTTTTACTAGATCTAATACCCTTCCATCTGAATCAGCTTCACCAAAATCTCCTCTGAATGGTAGCTACTGGGAAGAGAAGTGGAGAGTTGTCCACAGTACTGAAGAAGTTAAACAAGACGGTCTAGAAAAACAGGTTCCAAATCGGAAAAAGAGATGGACAGAGAAGGTAAAGTTCAGTTTGAAAAGAACAGAATCTGACCCTTCTTCATCAAGGAATAAGAGTGATAAGAAGGAAGCTAAGGAATCTATTAGGCGCAGTTTAATGGAAGATCTTTCAAAGGAACTTGGTTCAGAGGAAGATACCGAAAAACAGCACTGTCATGAAACTTCATGTCAGCCGGATAATCTTTCAGTAGCCATTGAAGCGGAGCAACAAGATGATGGCTCTGAAGGTTGTGGCAATAGTTGCGGTGCTGAAGATAGATGTCTGAGAGGAAACACTAGCAATGAGGTAAACTTATCTGGCTCAGCTAGTCCCCATAATGAGGCCAACGATCGTGAAAATGACTCTCAGAAAAGTAGTGTTGCTTCGAATTTATCCCTTGATGACATTAATGAAACTTCACTTTCCCTTGATTCACCTCTTCCAATCTCTGATCATCCTGAGAACATATCTCAGATGTCAGGCTGCAATGATGATTCCATAGGAAATTTGATCACACACTCCAAGGAGAGAAAACTGAATAAATTCCAGTGGCTTTGGAAGTTTGGGCGCAATAATGGCGAATTTATTACTAAGAAAAGAGGAGGTGCTTCTGAGGCTGAAAAACCTGCCAACAATTGTAATGATCAAAGTAATAGAGCTCCCTCTTCAGCTGATGGGAATTGTAGTTCTAGTAGTTGCAAAGGGGAATCTGTAGACCAGAATGTGATTGACACTTTAAGGAATCTTGGGCAATCAATGCTTGAACATATTCAG
- the LOC130709888 gene encoding putative pentatricopeptide repeat-containing protein At3g15130 — protein MMLETIGTLLQRCSKTMTFGLHAAVLKIGLQSHVFVSNQLLNMYVKCGRVVLARKVFDGMSERNTVSWSAMISGYDQCGEHWMALHLFSQMKVLPNEFVFASTLSACASLRALVQGQQIHGLSLRSGYASISFVSNSLITMYMKCGQCSDALSVYANSVGTNSVSYNALISGFVENHEPEKGFEVFKLMLQEGFVPDRFSFVGLLGFSTNLDDFRTGMSLHCQAVKLALDCTPLIGNVIMSMYAQFNFIEEVVRVFRLIQDKDVISWNTLINAFSHFDDQGKSFLFFKEMMNECSIRPDDFTFASILASCTWHASFLHGKQIHAFLFRTRQYWDVGVHNALVNMYAKCGSIGYAHKVFSKMSYRNLISWNTMIAAFGNHGLGERAIEIFEQMKAEGVKPDSVTFTGLLIACNHSGMVRKGELYFNSMEEAYGIAPNIEHFSCLIDMLGRAGRLSEVEEYINKFHHLNDPVVLGSLLSACRVHGNMAIGERLAKLLLEVPPVTTSPYVLLSNLYASDGMWNEVTSARKMLKGSGLRKEPGYAWLK, from the coding sequence ATGATGTTGGAAACCATTGGGACCCTTTTGCAACGGTGCTCCAAAACTATGACTTTTGGCCTTCACGCTGCTGTGTTGAAGATAGGGTTGCAATCCCATGTTTTTGTCTCAAACCAACTCCTCAACATGTATGTTAAATGTGGCCGCGTCGTTCTTGCACGCAAGGTGTTTGATGGAATGTCTGAACGGAACACCGTGTCCTGGTCTGCCATGATATCTGGCTATGATCAATGTGGGGAACATTGGATGGCACTGCACCTCTTTTCTCAAATGAAGGTCCTGCCAAACGAGTTTGTCTTTGCCAGCACCCTCAGTGCATGTGCGAGCCTCAGGGCCCTGGTGCAGGGGCAACAGATTCATGGTCTCTCTCTAAGATCTGGGTATGCATCTATCTCCTTTGTTTCCAACTCCCTTATTACCATGTATATGAAATGCGGTCAGTGTAGTGATGCTTTGTCAGTATATGCCAATTCAGTAGGTACGAATTCTGTTTCCTATAATGCTCTGATCAGTGGGTTTGTAGAGAACCATGAACCTGAGAAAGGGTTTGAAGTGTTCAAGCTCATGCTCCAAGAGGGTTTTGTTCCTGATCGTTTTAGTTTTGTGGGCTTGTTGGGGTTTTCCACTAACTTAGATGATTTCAGGACAGGAATGTCATTGCATTGCCAAGCTGTTAAACTTGCACTGGACTGCACCCCTCTTATTGGAAATGTGATAATGTCAATGTATGCACAGTTTAATTTCATAGAAGAAGTGGTGAGGGTCTTCAGATTGATCCAAGACAAAGATGTCATTTCCTGGAACACTCTAATTAATGCCTTTTCACATTTTGATGATCAAGGAAAAagttttctatttttcaaaGAGATGATGAATGAGTGTAGTATAAGGCCAGATGACTTCACTTTTGCTAGCATCCTCGCTTCATGCACTTGGCATGCTTCTTTTCTCCATGGAAAGCAAATTCATGCTTTTCTATTTAGAACAAGACAATATTGGGACGTAGGAGTTCATAATGCTCTAGTTAACATGTATGCTAAATGCGGTTCAATTGGATATGCGCATAAGGTGTTCAGTAAAATGTCCTATCGTAATCTTATCTCGTGGAACACTATGATTGCAGCCTTTGGAAATCACGGCCTAGGTGAGAGAGCAATAGAGATTTTTGAGCAGATGAAAGCAGAAGGGGTAAAACCAGATTCAGTTACATTTACTGGCTTATTAATTGCTTGTAACCATTCAGGAATGGTGAGAAAGGGTGAATTGTATTTTAATTCTATGGAAGAAGCTTATGGGATTGCTCCCAACATAGAACATTTCTCATGTCTTATTGATATGCTTGGAAGAGCTGGAAGATTATCAGAGGTAGAAgaatacataaataaatttcATCATTTGAACGATCCTGTTGTTTTAGGGAGCCTTCTTTCAGCATGTAGGGTGCATGGGAATATGGCCATAGGGGAAAGATTGGCTAAGCTGCTTCTTGAAGTTCCACCTGTTACTACTTCACCTTATGTCTTGTTATCAAATTTGTATGCTTCTGATGGCATGTGGAATGAAGTTACAAGTGCAAGAAAAATGTTGAAGGGTAGTGGATTAAGGAAAGAGCCAGGCTATGCCTGGTTGAAGTGA